Within Palaemon carinicauda isolate YSFRI2023 chromosome 14, ASM3689809v2, whole genome shotgun sequence, the genomic segment GTCAGCGTTTTTAAGTGATTGGATAAGGATGTACGCGGTTACATACATGAAAGGGAAAAGTGGTGTGCAATTATATATATGGAAGAAAGATGATTTATAGGTAAAATGGAAGTTAGAgagaaaggtagaatgaaagaattaaaacacttcatcagaattgattgatcaccgaatatctttaaatactttctcaataagctattttttgtgcaattgaagaggatcACACGTAAAATTTTGAGTCGAGCAgatttaaagaagcattatcaatgctgagatcccgaTGTTGAAGAACTATTGTCCTTGACCttattttgttaggattcaactttaagggattcagcaaccctagatttGTTAGGGGCATAGTTTCATGCTTTTATTGGTGAAGGTAAGAGGGAAAAAATAGTTGAATTTGTAAAAGCAGACCTTGATCTTGCGAAGTTTccaagaaaatgtaaacaaaaggttGAACCTTTTCACGATATACTCCAGATActactacattcaggagatggaattgatacagtaAGCAGCATCATCCTCATATGAAaccagcttattttctaggccaaacgaaatattatgtgcatatagtatgaaaagtaatgggccaagaacactaccctgaggaacaccagatatcagattcctatactcactatagtgcccatcaataacaacaatttgcaatccattacttaaaatttcaataatgatgctaagaagtgACCCACCTAatcccaactgttcgagtttgaaaattAGCGCAttataattaacacggtcaaaagcagcactaaaatcaaggccaaacatacgaactgaccacaatcaagggatttctgtcctGCATTGGATtttgtaagaagggcataacatccttcaaggcctttacgaaagcaaaATTGCAAACTTGAGgtaaccttcagcaaacctatttagacgttttgccaaaagaagttcaaaaactttagctAATATGAAAGCTAAGTATCATAGCtttaagaattttgtttttttacacatttttatcCTACTCGGTCAACAAACACaagaagaaaacatgaaaaaaagagtACGGAAGACTattaacatgtattttttttttcaatttttttacacCATGTAAATGTTACCTATTTATCCAATTTTAAACAAAAACTTTTATTGCTTTTAAATCATACTTTTCATTTTATGTATTATATTAAACTGATTATATTACAATCAATGAGCTAACCGAATTTACGTTATTTACTTATCTGGTTTTCAATTAacctttatataaattttaatCATCTAACCATCTTCCTTATACTTATTTCCATCCTTTACATTATTTCTAATaaacacctttttttttcattacagaatACCTTGCTGCGTCTACATATCAGAGGATTTTCTTCTATGATTTCTCAAGACGATATTTCGTGCCTTAAAATGAGATGATGGTTAACTTCAAAGGGATTATTATACAAAAAAGGAACACGAAAAGTGACTattaaaataataggaaaaaagtaAACGAAAATATTGAACCAATGTACTTTTCCAATCAGCCATAGCTTTTTTTAGTAACTTATTACTGGTGTtgaactttttatttaaaaaataatgaactactacttctattaacgtgtcttttcccattcgtatgggggtaagcacagttgccttctttttgaaggactttgctttggctttgggatagACCGAGGTCCCgttcggctgccctgcctgacatcgcctagaccccggtagtgtatgttcatgtgttgcaccagtcaccagcgtccttcctcccagcggCGAGGAGTCTTGGCGTGGTTAGGTCAACAGTTCGAAACGTGCGAGGTgtgtgttatgtttttagaaggcgtTGGACCATAGTTTGTTATTCGGAACACATCGCTAGTGAACGGGAATACCGAAAGACTTTTCAAACGAGGCAACCATGGCCGAAAATAATTCTAAAACCCAAAATGTTCGTAATATCCGTCAAGGAAATAAGAGGTTTAACGAGCAAATGAACCATGCTTACTGGATCGACAGAAATCAAGCACGGTACATAGACCAAGAATTACTCTATGATTCTTCCTCATGGCTGTTGGAGAGAGAAATACCAAAACATGGGGACTCTAAACAAGCGGATGATAAGGTTAATTACTGGAGACTACCTGCAGACCATCAAAATTTCCCACAGTACCCAAACGAAAATTCTAATCATTATAATGCAGCAGGATATAATATCAAAAGAACAATACGCGACAGAGAGAGTGGAATACCTCCCCGAGAGACCACTATCAGTAAACGTCTAAAAACTCGAATCATTCATCAACAGAAAGGTGTCAGCCATGGAGAAAACGCAAATAAAGAAGTACATTCCCCGCGTGCGagtacagaaaaaaatgaaaaacaatgtgAAATTACTCATAATTATCCAGGAAACTGTTCTAAATCCTTTGAAAATGCCAAATCCGCAATTAACATCTGTGGCTCGAATTCTCAGGAAATTCACCCGCATGGTTCTAATGAAGGTCTAGAGAGGAATCACTATTTTCACCATGCCAGGTCTAACATTAGTAACTTACACTCTACAGATACCTTGGACAAAACTACAGGAAAATTAGACCACCACGAAACAACGATTTACCCTAATTCGTCGAAACTGTTAAACAGACTTCAAGATAAAAACATAAGTAGGGGTGATCGAGAAGATTTCAGAAAAGCTGTCCCTGCTCAACGTCCTGAATATAAAGATAACTCGCTTATTCAATTTCCAGTTACCGAGCATGATAAAGTTCTCACTGGAGCAAACAATTCCTTTCCAATTCCTCATCAAAACAGGCTTGCTAGTAATACAACACACAGTGAAATTCACAATACTGTAATATCGCCAGTCGATACAGGACTAACAAAGGAATTTAATATGGGGAAAGCCGGCAAATTTTTGAATCAGCATTCACATAAAGACAAACTATCTGATGACTCGCTGGCTACTTCAACTAGTACTGGAACAAAATTACAAACAAATCATATAATTAGCCCAGCGTCTGAATCTTGGATCAAGTTGATAAGTAAAGAAACACAAATGacacattcagaaaaaaataatcataccaGTGGACCATCCAACAATCGGGTTGCTGAAAACATGATGAAACTAGATGAACTACGACAAGGATTTAGAGGAACATATACAAAAATTGACTTCTCAAAACCTGGTGACCTAGCTTCCAACAATCCTACGGAATTTAACAGAAATCTTCAATCTACAACAAATCCATTAAACGGCCACAACAAAGCAAATACAAATCCAGGTCAAAGTGACATTTGGTTACCCGAAACATCAAAAGGTAAGACACATCAAAATACACCTTGCAGAGAAAATGAACCTGGAAGTAAATTCACAGATAGAAGCATGGTGGtcgaaacaaaaattaaaaagttgTTACAAAAATCTCTGCAATCTAAAATTtctagaaaaatatttaaatttggtaATGGTACACCAAAAAGCAATACAGGAACAACCAAGGAGGGCGGAGTACTAGCTACTACATCAAGCGAGCCTACACAGAATGAAACTACAATATACAGTTCTGATAAAGTACCAAATTTCTCCAACAAATGTCCACAGAGTGAGACAAACAAATACGGTTCTCCCCAGAAATCTGCAAATAAAAAGCCTGACATGTTACAGATGCAAAGAGCCAAAAACAATATGCAAATATTGCAATCCCTGTGTAAAAacaatcctgttttcctgaagtGTCTTAGCCGACAAGTTCTAAGAAAAAGCCAAGCTTTGCAGCAGAAAATACAACCTCGGTCTGAACTGCGACTGACCCCTCCTGAAGGAATTGGCCTTAAAACCCAGCAGTCCCTTTATAAAACAGGAGATCAAGTTACGTCTGCAAGTGTAAATAATTCTTTGCTTGAGGAACCGAACCCGAACTCTTTAATAAACCAAGAAGGAACACCAAATATGGGTCGAAAGATACTGCCCAAACCACCGGAAAATCGGGTAGTGGCTCACTATACTGGAGCTCAACAAAATGCAAATTCTACATTAAGTCAACAAACCGAAATATTTTCAAGTCAGAGGAGTATTAACTCTGTTCAGTACCAACCTCTAACAATCACTAAAC encodes:
- the LOC137653358 gene encoding uncharacterized protein, yielding MAENNSKTQNVRNIRQGNKRFNEQMNHAYWIDRNQARYIDQELLYDSSSWLLEREIPKHGDSKQADDKVNYWRLPADHQNFPQYPNENSNHYNAAGYNIKRTIRDRESGIPPRETTISKRLKTRIIHQQKGVSHGENANKEVHSPRASTEKNEKQCEITHNYPGNCSKSFENAKSAINICGSNSQEIHPHGSNEGLERNHYFHHARSNISNLHSTDTLDKTTGKLDHHETTIYPNSSKLLNRLQDKNISRGDREDFRKAVPAQRPEYKDNSLIQFPVTEHDKVLTGANNSFPIPHQNRLASNTTHSEIHNTVISPVDTGLTKEFNMGKAGKFLNQHSHKDKLSDDSLATSTSTGTKLQTNHIISPASESWIKLISKETQMTHSEKNNHTSGPSNNRVAENMMKLDELRQGFRGTYTKIDFSKPGDLASNNPTEFNRNLQSTTNPLNGHNKANTNPGQSDIWLPETSKGKTHQNTPCRENEPGSKFTDRSMVVETKIKKLLQKSLQSKISRKIFKFGNGTPKSNTGTTKEGGVLATTSSEPTQNETTIYSSDKVPNFSNKCPQSETNKYGSPQKSANKKPDMLQMQRAKNNMQILQSLCKNNPVFLKCLSRQVLRKSQALQQKIQPRSELRLTPPEGIGLKTQQSLYKTGDQVTSASVNNSLLEEPNPNSLINQEGTPNMGRKILPKPPENRVVAHYTGAQQNANSTLSQQTEIFSSQRSINSVQYQPLTITKHYQPTHPRTINTEYQRTLSQTINTEYQPTQSQTINTEYQPTHSLTNTLYQPTELQTNTKEYWPSIKSSAAPHLTKNTNDEQRFNSHYRAMLNTTNHQEMKNRATYQSMIKTTKPTRNAYQNQPVADQAENKLGTDCKKDELTGGMENSTTDKYEQLKHFEQLLKVEYDKYIESKLKAIKTDMDKLENSTQSEQKAKDTDDGECDDVLVIDYFDVDSFIKMETNG